Proteins encoded by one window of Antechinus flavipes isolate AdamAnt ecotype Samford, QLD, Australia chromosome 4, AdamAnt_v2, whole genome shotgun sequence:
- the HGS gene encoding hepatocyte growth factor-regulated tyrosine kinase substrate isoform X2, with translation MGRGSGTFERLLDKATSQLLLETDWESILQICDMIRQGDTQAKYAVSSIKKKVNDKNPHVALYALEVMESVVKNCGQTVHDEVANKQTMEELKELLKRQVEVNVRNKILYLIQAWAHAFRNEPKYKVVQDTYQIMKVEGHVFPEFKESDAMFAAERAPDWVDAEECHRCRVQFGVMTRKHHCRACGQIFCGKCSSKCSTIPKFGIEKEVRVCEPCYELLNKKAEGKSSSTTELPPEYLTSPLSQQSQLPPKRDETALQEEEELQLAIALSQSEAEEKERMRQKTTYTMYPKAEPTPVTSSAPPASTLYSSPVNSSAPLAEDIDPELARYLNRNYWEKKQEEVQKSPTPSAPAPLADSAPQPTEGHATPVTMLETPLPETDSQPITPSGGPFSEQYQNGESEENHEQFLKALQNAVTTFVNRMKSNHMRGRSITNDSAVLSLFQSINNMHPQLLELLNQLDERRLYYEGLQDKLAQIRDARGALNALREEHREKLRRAAEEAERQRQIQLAQKLEIMRQKKQEYLEMQRQLAIQRLQEQEKERQMRLEQQKQTIQMRAQMPAFSLPYAQLQAMPPAGGVIYQPSGPTNFPGTFSPAGSVEGSPMHTVYMNQPTQAGSGPYPNMPVAGTDPNMVSAYMYQAGAGGGQATQQGQPVPTTNPAYSSYQPTPTQGYQNVASQAPQSLPPISQPPQSSTMGYMGNQSVSMGYQPYSMQNLMTALPGQDPAMPPQQPYLSGQQPIYQQLAPPGGPLQQPPPPVPQQPPSQGQPAPGSGEAQLISFD, from the exons ATGGGGAGAGGTAGCGGCACCTTCGAGCGTCTCCTAG ACAAAGCTACCAGTCAGCTCTTGCTAGAGACAGATTGGGAGTCTATCCTTCAGATCTGTGACATGATCCGTCAGGGAGATACTCA AGCAAAATATGCAGTAAGTTCCATCAAGAAAAAAGTCAATGATAAGAATCCACATGTGGCCCTCTATGCTCTAGag GTTATGGAATCTGTTGTCAAGAACTGTGGTCAGACGGTTCATGATGAGGTAGCCAATAAACAGAcaatggaagagctcaaagagcTGCTCAAG AGGCAAGTGGAAGTAAATGTTCGTAATAAAATCCTTTACCTGATCCAAGCTTGGGCTCATGCCTTCCGAAATGAGCCCAAGTATAAGGTGGTGCAGGACACCTACCAGATCATGAAGGTGGAAG GTCACGTTTTCCCAGAATTTAAGGAGAGTGATGCGATGTTTGCTGCAGAAAGG gCTCCTGATTGGGTTGATGCTGAAGAATGTCACAGGTGCAGAGTGCAATTTGGGGTGATGACACGTAAA CATCACTGCCGGGCATGTGGGCAGATCTTTTGTGGGAAATGTTCCTCTAAGTGCTCCACCATTCCCAAGTTTGGCATTGAGAAGGAAGTACGTGTGTGTGAGCCCTGCTATGAACTGCTGAACAA GAAGGCTGAAGGTAAATCTAGCTCCACGACAGAACTGCCTCCAGAGTACCTGACCAGTCCCTTATCCCAGCAGTCTCAG TTGCCTCCCAAGAGGGACGAGACAGCTCTGCAAGAAGAAGAAGAGCTTCAGCTGGCTATCGCCCTGTCGCAGTCAGAggcagaggaaaaggagagaatg aGGCAAAAAACAACATATACCATGTATCCAAAGGCAGAGCCCACACCTGTGACCTCATCTGCCCCACCTGCTAGCACTCTGTACTCTTCTCCCGTG AATTCATCCGCCCCCTTGGCAGAGGATATTGACCCTGAG CTTGCTCGGTACCTCAACCGGAACTACTGGGAGAAGAAGCAGGAGGAAGTTCAGAAGAGCCCCACACCATCTGCTCCAGCTCCTCTGGCAGACTCTGCTCCCCAGCCCACAGAGGGACATGCCACCCCCGTAACCATGCTAGAG ACTCCCCTCCCGGAAACAGACTCTCAGCCCATAACTCCCTCCGGTGGCCCCTTTAGTGAG CAGTATCAGAATGGGGAGTCTGAAGAGAACCATGAGCAATTCCTGAAGGCCCTACAGAATGCTGTCACCACCTTTGTCAACCGCATGAAGAGCAACCATATGAGGGGACGGAGCATCACCAATGACTCAGCTGTGCTCTCCCTCTTCCAGTCTATTAATAACATGCATCCTCAGCTGCTGGAGCTGCTTAACCAGCTAGATGAGCGAAGGT TGTATTATGAAGGACTCCAAGATAAGCTTGCCCAGATCCGAGATGCCCGGGGAGCACTCAATGCCCTCCGAGAGGAGCACAGGGAGAAACTGCGTCGAGCAGCTGAAGAGGCTGAGCGTCAGCGCCAAATCCAGCTGGCCCAGAAACTGGAAATCATGAGGCAGAAGAAGCAG GAATACCTGGAGATGCAGCGGCAGTTGGCCATTCAGCGCCTACAGGAACAGGAAAAGGAGCGGCAGATGCGCCTGGAACAGCAGAAGCAGACAATTCAGATGCGAGCACAAATGCCTGCTTTCTCCTTGCCTTATGCCCAG CTACAGGCCATGCCTCCAGCAGGTGGGGTAATATACCAGCCTTCTGGCCCTACAAATTTCCCTGGTACCTTTAGCCCAGCAGGTTCAGTGGAGGGCTCCCCTATGCATACAGTATATATGAATCAGCCAACACAGGCAGGCAGTGGACCCTACCCTAACATGCCAGTGGCTGGAACAG ATCCTAACATGGTGAGCGCCTACATGTATCAAGCAGGAGCAGGTGGTGGGCAGGCAACTCAGCAGGGGCAGCCTGTGCCCACCACAAATCCAGCCTATTCTTCCTACCAACCAACCCCCACACAAGGCTATCAG AATGTCGCCTCTCAGGCCCCACAGAGCCTCCCACCCATTTCTCAGCCTCCACAGTCCAGTACAATGGGCTATATGGGGAACCAGTCTGTCTCCATGGGATATCAGCCATATAGCATGCAG AATCTTATGACTGCTCTTCCTGGCCAGGATCCAGCGATGCCACCCCAGCAACCCTACCTCTCGGGACAGCAGCCTATATACCAGCAG TTGGCACCTCCAGGAGGCCCGTTGCAGCAGCCGCCACCACCGGTGCCTCAGCAGCCCCCGTCACAGGGTCAGCCAGCTCCAGGAAGTGGAGAGGCACAACTCATCTCCTTTGACTGA
- the HGS gene encoding hepatocyte growth factor-regulated tyrosine kinase substrate isoform X1 — MGRGSGTFERLLDKATSQLLLETDWESILQICDMIRQGDTQAKYAVSSIKKKVNDKNPHVALYALEVMESVVKNCGQTVHDEVANKQTMEELKELLKRQVEVNVRNKILYLIQAWAHAFRNEPKYKVVQDTYQIMKVEGHVFPEFKESDAMFAAERAPDWVDAEECHRCRVQFGVMTRKHHCRACGQIFCGKCSSKCSTIPKFGIEKEVRVCEPCYELLNKKAEGKSSSTTELPPEYLTSPLSQQSQLPPKRDETALQEEEELQLAIALSQSEAEEKERMRQKTTYTMYPKAEPTPVTSSAPPASTLYSSPVNSSAPLAEDIDPELARYLNRNYWEKKQEEVQKSPTPSAPAPLADSAPQPTEGHATPVTMLETPLPETDSQPITPSGGPFSEQQYQNGESEENHEQFLKALQNAVTTFVNRMKSNHMRGRSITNDSAVLSLFQSINNMHPQLLELLNQLDERRLYYEGLQDKLAQIRDARGALNALREEHREKLRRAAEEAERQRQIQLAQKLEIMRQKKQEYLEMQRQLAIQRLQEQEKERQMRLEQQKQTIQMRAQMPAFSLPYAQLQAMPPAGGVIYQPSGPTNFPGTFSPAGSVEGSPMHTVYMNQPTQAGSGPYPNMPVAGTDPNMVSAYMYQAGAGGGQATQQGQPVPTTNPAYSSYQPTPTQGYQNVASQAPQSLPPISQPPQSSTMGYMGNQSVSMGYQPYSMQNLMTALPGQDPAMPPQQPYLSGQQPIYQQLAPPGGPLQQPPPPVPQQPPSQGQPAPGSGEAQLISFD, encoded by the exons ATGGGGAGAGGTAGCGGCACCTTCGAGCGTCTCCTAG ACAAAGCTACCAGTCAGCTCTTGCTAGAGACAGATTGGGAGTCTATCCTTCAGATCTGTGACATGATCCGTCAGGGAGATACTCA AGCAAAATATGCAGTAAGTTCCATCAAGAAAAAAGTCAATGATAAGAATCCACATGTGGCCCTCTATGCTCTAGag GTTATGGAATCTGTTGTCAAGAACTGTGGTCAGACGGTTCATGATGAGGTAGCCAATAAACAGAcaatggaagagctcaaagagcTGCTCAAG AGGCAAGTGGAAGTAAATGTTCGTAATAAAATCCTTTACCTGATCCAAGCTTGGGCTCATGCCTTCCGAAATGAGCCCAAGTATAAGGTGGTGCAGGACACCTACCAGATCATGAAGGTGGAAG GTCACGTTTTCCCAGAATTTAAGGAGAGTGATGCGATGTTTGCTGCAGAAAGG gCTCCTGATTGGGTTGATGCTGAAGAATGTCACAGGTGCAGAGTGCAATTTGGGGTGATGACACGTAAA CATCACTGCCGGGCATGTGGGCAGATCTTTTGTGGGAAATGTTCCTCTAAGTGCTCCACCATTCCCAAGTTTGGCATTGAGAAGGAAGTACGTGTGTGTGAGCCCTGCTATGAACTGCTGAACAA GAAGGCTGAAGGTAAATCTAGCTCCACGACAGAACTGCCTCCAGAGTACCTGACCAGTCCCTTATCCCAGCAGTCTCAG TTGCCTCCCAAGAGGGACGAGACAGCTCTGCAAGAAGAAGAAGAGCTTCAGCTGGCTATCGCCCTGTCGCAGTCAGAggcagaggaaaaggagagaatg aGGCAAAAAACAACATATACCATGTATCCAAAGGCAGAGCCCACACCTGTGACCTCATCTGCCCCACCTGCTAGCACTCTGTACTCTTCTCCCGTG AATTCATCCGCCCCCTTGGCAGAGGATATTGACCCTGAG CTTGCTCGGTACCTCAACCGGAACTACTGGGAGAAGAAGCAGGAGGAAGTTCAGAAGAGCCCCACACCATCTGCTCCAGCTCCTCTGGCAGACTCTGCTCCCCAGCCCACAGAGGGACATGCCACCCCCGTAACCATGCTAGAG ACTCCCCTCCCGGAAACAGACTCTCAGCCCATAACTCCCTCCGGTGGCCCCTTTAGTGAG CAGCAGTATCAGAATGGGGAGTCTGAAGAGAACCATGAGCAATTCCTGAAGGCCCTACAGAATGCTGTCACCACCTTTGTCAACCGCATGAAGAGCAACCATATGAGGGGACGGAGCATCACCAATGACTCAGCTGTGCTCTCCCTCTTCCAGTCTATTAATAACATGCATCCTCAGCTGCTGGAGCTGCTTAACCAGCTAGATGAGCGAAGGT TGTATTATGAAGGACTCCAAGATAAGCTTGCCCAGATCCGAGATGCCCGGGGAGCACTCAATGCCCTCCGAGAGGAGCACAGGGAGAAACTGCGTCGAGCAGCTGAAGAGGCTGAGCGTCAGCGCCAAATCCAGCTGGCCCAGAAACTGGAAATCATGAGGCAGAAGAAGCAG GAATACCTGGAGATGCAGCGGCAGTTGGCCATTCAGCGCCTACAGGAACAGGAAAAGGAGCGGCAGATGCGCCTGGAACAGCAGAAGCAGACAATTCAGATGCGAGCACAAATGCCTGCTTTCTCCTTGCCTTATGCCCAG CTACAGGCCATGCCTCCAGCAGGTGGGGTAATATACCAGCCTTCTGGCCCTACAAATTTCCCTGGTACCTTTAGCCCAGCAGGTTCAGTGGAGGGCTCCCCTATGCATACAGTATATATGAATCAGCCAACACAGGCAGGCAGTGGACCCTACCCTAACATGCCAGTGGCTGGAACAG ATCCTAACATGGTGAGCGCCTACATGTATCAAGCAGGAGCAGGTGGTGGGCAGGCAACTCAGCAGGGGCAGCCTGTGCCCACCACAAATCCAGCCTATTCTTCCTACCAACCAACCCCCACACAAGGCTATCAG AATGTCGCCTCTCAGGCCCCACAGAGCCTCCCACCCATTTCTCAGCCTCCACAGTCCAGTACAATGGGCTATATGGGGAACCAGTCTGTCTCCATGGGATATCAGCCATATAGCATGCAG AATCTTATGACTGCTCTTCCTGGCCAGGATCCAGCGATGCCACCCCAGCAACCCTACCTCTCGGGACAGCAGCCTATATACCAGCAG TTGGCACCTCCAGGAGGCCCGTTGCAGCAGCCGCCACCACCGGTGCCTCAGCAGCCCCCGTCACAGGGTCAGCCAGCTCCAGGAAGTGGAGAGGCACAACTCATCTCCTTTGACTGA
- the ARL16 gene encoding ADP-ribosylation factor-like protein 16, whose protein sequence is MCLLLGATGVGKTLLVKRLQKLSSREGKSDLGDPPPTQPTVGTDLTDIMTQKKMTIRELGGCMGPIWSSYYGDCRCVLFMIDASDPTQLSLSCVQLLGLLSAEQLVDASVLILFNKIDMPCYMTLEEMKSLIRLPDIIACAKQCITTAEISARDGTGLAGVLRWLQDTHKANS, encoded by the exons ATGTGTCTCCTTTTGGGTGCCACTGGAGTCGGAAAGACTCTGCTGGTGAAGCGGCTACAGA AGCTGAGCTCCCGTGAGGGAAAAAGTGACCTTGGTGACCCACCCCCCACCCAGCCCACG gtGGGTACTGATCTCACTGACATCATGACGCAGAAAAAAATGACTATCAGGGAGCTAGGGGGATGCATGGGTCCCATCTGGTCCAGTTATTATGGAGATTGCCGCTGTGTCCTG TTCATGATTGATGCTTCTGACCCCACCCAACTGTCCTTATCCTGTGTCCAGCTCCTGGGTCTCCTTTCTGCAGAACAGCTAGTTGATGCATCTGTCCTGATCCTCTTCAATAAGAT TGATATGCCCTGTTACATGACCTTGGAGGAGATGAAATCCTTAATCAGACTCCCAGATATCATTGCTTGTGCCAAGCAGTGCATCACTACAGCAGAAATCAGTGCCCGGGATGGCACTGGTTTGGCAGGTGTCCTGCGCTGGCTCCAAGACACCCACAAAGCCAATAGCTGA